In Achromobacter xylosoxidans A8, a single window of DNA contains:
- a CDS encoding universal stress protein, whose amino-acid sequence MTQQTGPILLATDLSARGDRALDRALQLAKELGTKLIVLHVMESHATPARLTTPVWRRLSTDHKALAERELAEDLAAADVPTEVVVVSGDPLVRIMETADSYGCSLIVTGTARDETLGRLLLGTTVEKLARQARQPVLVVKTRPRRPYRDVLVATDFSAGSRQALRAALQLVPNADLTLFHSYDIPFQGKKAPEDAITRSFYHAAEQSAQEFIAETPELAQVAAPKVVLECGQPETVLSEYSFNHRSDLVVTGTHGRTGILRTAIGSVAERLLESLPSDVLIVRLLGEE is encoded by the coding sequence ATGACACAGCAAACTGGCCCCATCCTGTTGGCGACCGACCTGAGCGCGCGCGGCGACCGCGCCCTGGACCGCGCCCTGCAACTGGCCAAGGAACTAGGCACCAAGCTCATCGTCCTGCATGTCATGGAATCCCATGCCACGCCGGCCCGCCTGACCACGCCGGTATGGCGGCGCCTGTCGACGGACCACAAGGCGCTGGCCGAGCGCGAGCTGGCCGAAGACCTGGCGGCGGCCGACGTGCCGACCGAAGTGGTGGTCGTCAGCGGCGATCCGCTGGTCCGCATCATGGAAACCGCCGACAGCTACGGCTGCTCGCTGATCGTCACCGGCACCGCCCGCGATGAAACGCTGGGCCGCCTGCTGTTGGGCACCACGGTCGAAAAGCTGGCCCGCCAGGCGCGCCAACCGGTGCTGGTGGTCAAGACCCGTCCGCGCCGCCCCTACCGCGACGTGCTGGTCGCCACCGACTTCTCCGCCGGTTCGCGCCAGGCCTTGCGCGCCGCGCTGCAACTGGTGCCGAATGCGGATCTGACGCTGTTCCACTCCTATGACATCCCCTTCCAGGGCAAGAAAGCGCCGGAAGATGCCATCACGCGCAGCTTCTATCACGCCGCCGAACAGAGCGCCCAGGAGTTCATCGCCGAAACGCCCGAACTGGCCCAGGTTGCCGCCCCCAAGGTGGTGCTCGAATGCGGCCAGCCGGAAACCGTGCTGTCGGAGTATTCGTTCAATCACCGTTCCGACCTGGTCGTGACCGGCACCCACGGCCGCACCGGCATCCTGCGCACCGCCATCGGCAGCGTGGCCGAACGGCTACTGGAATCCCTGCCCAGCGACGTGCTGATCGTCCGCCTGCTCGGCGAGGAGTAA
- a CDS encoding trimeric intracellular cation channel family protein, with protein MFPDLSPTLLHTLYLVAIVAEAMTAALSAGRRDMDWMGVCIIACVTALGGGSLRDVLLGHYPLTWVVHPEYLWMTAGAAIITALIAPVMRRLRSVFLLADALGLVAFTVIGCQVAQVMQLPVTVVLISGMITGCAGGVLRDVLCNEVPLLFRKELYASVSFVTGGLYLGSQALGLSANAAVPIALAAGLAVRLLALRFNWQMPKFVYRDDWD; from the coding sequence ATGTTCCCGGATCTGTCGCCCACCCTGCTGCACACGCTGTACCTCGTCGCCATCGTGGCGGAAGCGATGACCGCAGCGCTTTCCGCCGGCCGCCGCGACATGGACTGGATGGGCGTCTGCATCATCGCCTGCGTGACGGCGCTGGGCGGGGGCTCGCTGCGCGATGTGCTGCTGGGGCACTACCCCCTGACCTGGGTGGTCCACCCGGAATACCTGTGGATGACGGCGGGCGCGGCGATCATCACCGCCTTGATCGCGCCGGTCATGCGGCGCCTGCGCAGCGTGTTCCTGCTGGCCGACGCGCTGGGCCTGGTGGCGTTCACGGTCATCGGCTGCCAGGTGGCGCAGGTGATGCAGCTGCCGGTCACCGTGGTGCTGATCAGCGGCATGATCACCGGCTGCGCCGGCGGGGTGCTGCGCGACGTGCTGTGCAACGAGGTGCCGCTGCTGTTCCGCAAGGAACTCTATGCCAGCGTGTCCTTCGTGACCGGCGGCCTGTACCTGGGTTCGCAGGCGCTGGGCCTGTCCGCCAATGCCGCGGTGCCGATTGCGCTGGCCGCGGGCTTGGCGGTGCGCCTGCTGGCCCTGCGCTTCAATTGGCAGATGCCGAAGTTCGTATATCGGGACGACTGGGACTGA
- a CDS encoding GntR family transcriptional regulator produces the protein MDIKAPATIPYFLQEQIRELIVDGTIRPGQPLREQELEQRFGTSRSPIREALRLLELSGLVTHIQRKGFRVTLYTEAQIRHLYLLRAELEAYCLRQAAEVDDLAPLLAEQRGHDAAIAAALAAGDAQAAIGAACEFYLAAARSTGNTPLASMLSKLYEQIEPLRYLLARQAMPFSGIQVCTRGVIEALAVRDVERAIDMTRSYLADVLPGVLEAYRHAAQQDGEEPAPRYGRA, from the coding sequence TTGGACATCAAAGCGCCCGCCACGATTCCGTATTTCCTGCAGGAACAGATTCGTGAATTGATCGTGGACGGCACCATCCGGCCCGGCCAGCCGCTGCGCGAACAGGAGCTGGAGCAGCGTTTCGGCACCAGCCGCAGCCCGATCCGCGAAGCGTTGCGCCTGCTGGAATTGAGCGGCCTGGTCACGCACATCCAGCGCAAGGGCTTCCGCGTCACTCTCTACACCGAAGCGCAGATCCGCCATCTGTACCTGTTACGTGCTGAGCTGGAAGCCTATTGCCTGCGCCAGGCGGCGGAGGTCGACGATCTGGCGCCGCTGCTGGCCGAGCAACGCGGTCATGACGCGGCCATCGCGGCGGCGCTGGCCGCGGGCGATGCGCAAGCGGCGATCGGGGCGGCGTGCGAGTTCTATCTGGCCGCGGCCCGCAGCACGGGCAATACCCCGCTGGCCAGCATGCTCAGCAAGCTTTACGAACAGATCGAGCCGCTGCGCTACCTGCTGGCCAGGCAAGCGATGCCGTTCAGCGGGATCCAGGTATGCACCCGCGGCGTGATCGAGGCGCTGGCCGTTCGCGATGTCGAGCGCGCGATCGACATGACGCGCAGCTATCTGGCGGATGTGCTGCCTGGCGTGCTGGAGGCTTATCGCCATGCCGCGCAGCAGGACGGGGAAGAGCCGGCGCCGCGCTACGGCCGCGCCTGA
- a CDS encoding LamB/YcsF family protein, which yields MTTRIDMNCDMGESYGAWTMGNDAAVLQFVSSANIACGFHGGDPATMRKTVAAALARGVALGAHPSLQDLAGFGRRVIQISPDEAYDIVVYQIGALAGVAASQGARLHHVKAHGALYNMAAKDEGLARAICQAVKDVDATLILYGLAGSKLIDAARAIGLAAANEVFADRSYQDDGSLTPRSRAGAMIEDLDQAVAQVVRMVREGKVRSVDGKDVPVQADTLCIHGDQPNALIFADGIRKALEQAGIEVRTPPRA from the coding sequence ATGACCACCCGCATCGACATGAACTGCGACATGGGCGAAAGCTATGGCGCCTGGACCATGGGCAACGACGCGGCGGTGCTGCAGTTCGTCAGCTCCGCCAACATCGCCTGTGGCTTCCATGGCGGCGATCCGGCCACCATGCGCAAGACCGTGGCCGCCGCGCTGGCGCGCGGCGTGGCGCTGGGCGCCCATCCCAGCCTGCAGGACCTGGCCGGATTCGGCCGCCGTGTCATCCAGATCAGTCCCGACGAAGCCTACGACATCGTGGTCTATCAGATCGGCGCGCTGGCCGGCGTGGCCGCCTCGCAAGGCGCCCGCCTGCACCACGTCAAGGCGCACGGCGCCCTCTACAACATGGCCGCCAAGGACGAAGGCCTGGCGCGCGCGATCTGCCAGGCCGTCAAGGACGTGGACGCCACGCTGATCCTGTACGGGCTGGCGGGCAGCAAGCTGATCGACGCGGCCCGCGCCATCGGCCTGGCCGCCGCCAATGAGGTCTTTGCCGACCGCTCCTACCAGGACGACGGCTCGCTCACGCCGCGCAGCCGTGCGGGCGCGATGATCGAAGACCTGGATCAGGCGGTGGCGCAGGTGGTGCGCATGGTGCGCGAAGGCAAGGTGCGCTCGGTCGACGGCAAGGACGTGCCGGTGCAGGCGGATACGCTCTGCATCCACGGCGACCAGCCGAACGCGCTGATCTTCGCCGACGGCATCCGCAAGGCGCTGGAGCAGGCGGGCATCGAAGTCCGCACACCCCCGAGGGCATAG
- a CDS encoding biotin-dependent carboxyltransferase family protein, whose protein sequence is MSLTVIKPGMLSSFQDRGREGYQHQGIPAAGAMDERAHRLANALAGNQDEHATLEMTLTGPTLRFDAAACFALAGADLGATLNGQDIPVHRPLVARAGDTLAFGARPAVGVRGYLALHGGFALPRVMGSESTYLRSGFGGFQGRALAKGDQVPLHAPLAASRDLDALQEALWNQRVYLPAALGAKRREFIRFLPGMHWEEFSGATRQAFGGGAEFRISPQSDRMGYRLLGPALSMSQPRQMLSEAACFGTVQVPSGGEAIILMADRQTTGGYPKIAQIATVDLPVLAQCAPGQTLRFQLIELEEAQRLDGERERAFTQLQDALTPLRALLA, encoded by the coding sequence ATGAGCCTGACCGTGATCAAGCCCGGCATGCTGTCCAGCTTCCAGGACCGCGGCCGCGAGGGCTACCAGCACCAGGGCATCCCGGCTGCCGGCGCCATGGATGAGCGCGCGCACCGCCTGGCCAACGCCCTGGCCGGCAACCAGGACGAACACGCCACGCTGGAAATGACCCTGACGGGTCCGACCCTGCGCTTTGACGCGGCGGCCTGCTTCGCCCTGGCCGGCGCCGACCTCGGCGCCACGCTCAACGGCCAGGACATCCCGGTCCACCGCCCCCTGGTGGCGCGGGCCGGCGACACGCTGGCCTTCGGCGCCAGGCCGGCCGTGGGCGTACGTGGCTATCTGGCGCTGCACGGCGGCTTTGCGCTGCCGCGCGTCATGGGCAGTGAAAGCACCTACCTGCGCAGCGGCTTCGGCGGCTTCCAGGGGCGCGCGCTGGCCAAGGGCGACCAGGTGCCGCTGCATGCGCCGCTGGCCGCCAGCCGCGATCTGGACGCCTTGCAGGAAGCGCTGTGGAACCAGCGCGTGTATCTGCCGGCGGCGCTGGGCGCCAAACGCCGCGAGTTCATCCGCTTCCTGCCGGGCATGCACTGGGAGGAATTCTCCGGCGCCACCCGCCAGGCCTTCGGCGGCGGCGCGGAATTCCGCATCAGTCCGCAGTCGGACCGCATGGGCTACCGCCTGCTGGGCCCGGCGCTGTCCATGAGCCAGCCACGCCAGATGCTGTCGGAAGCGGCCTGCTTCGGCACCGTGCAGGTGCCCTCGGGCGGCGAGGCCATCATCCTCATGGCCGACCGCCAGACCACCGGCGGCTATCCCAAGATCGCGCAGATCGCCACCGTGGACCTGCCGGTCCTGGCGCAGTGCGCGCCCGGCCAGACCTTGCGTTTCCAGCTGATCGAACTGGAAGAAGCGCAGCGCCTGGACGGCGAGCGCGAACGCGCCTTCACGCAATTGCAAGATGCGCTGACGCCGTTGCGCGCGCTCCTTGCCTAG
- the pxpB gene encoding 5-oxoprolinase subunit PxpB: MNAISEPPSPAETSWRILPQGDRCLIISFGDQIDAAVGRTCLAAAGKLRDARLPGVTDVVPSFVAVAVHYRPGASGGPTYTQLAERIGQLLSAGIAADTLGGREIDIPVCYGGEHGPDLAEVAEAAGLTPEGVIQLHSQPRSMVFMLGFAPGHAYLGVHDEKLNIPRRASPRTAVPAGAVAVANRQTVIYPNRLPGGWNIIGATPLTMFDPAREPAALLQPGDSVRFVPISSEEFDRIRGARP; the protein is encoded by the coding sequence TTGAACGCAATTTCAGAACCTCCTTCTCCGGCCGAAACCTCCTGGCGCATCCTGCCTCAGGGTGACCGCTGCCTGATTATTTCCTTTGGCGACCAGATCGACGCGGCCGTGGGCCGGACCTGTCTGGCCGCGGCCGGGAAGCTGCGCGACGCGCGGCTTCCCGGCGTGACCGACGTGGTGCCATCGTTCGTCGCGGTGGCGGTGCATTACCGTCCCGGCGCCAGCGGCGGCCCCACGTACACGCAACTGGCCGAACGCATCGGACAACTGCTGTCCGCAGGCATCGCCGCGGACACCCTGGGCGGACGCGAGATCGACATCCCGGTCTGCTACGGCGGCGAACACGGCCCCGACCTGGCCGAGGTGGCCGAAGCCGCCGGCCTCACCCCTGAAGGCGTCATCCAGCTGCACAGCCAGCCCCGCAGCATGGTCTTCATGCTGGGCTTCGCGCCCGGCCACGCCTACCTGGGCGTGCACGACGAAAAACTGAATATCCCGCGCCGCGCCTCGCCGCGCACCGCCGTGCCTGCCGGCGCAGTGGCGGTCGCCAACCGCCAGACCGTGATCTACCCGAACCGGCTTCCCGGCGGCTGGAACATCATCGGCGCCACCCCGCTCACCATGTTCGACCCGGCCCGCGAACCCGCCGCCTTGCTGCAACCCGGCGACTCGGTCCGCTTCGTGCCCATCAGCTCCGAGGAGTTCGACCGCATCCGGGGAGCCCGGCCATGA
- a CDS encoding VOC family protein, with protein MTAQTNLPPFHLAFPVRDLAEARAFYGEKLGCPEGRSSPEWIDFNFYGHQIVAHLAPSECGHKATSAVDSHNVPVRHFGAVLSMEQWEAMAKRLTDAGTEFVIEPYIRFKGEVGEQATMFFLDPSGNALEFKAFKNMDSLFAK; from the coding sequence ATGACCGCTCAAACCAACCTGCCACCGTTCCACCTCGCCTTCCCGGTCCGCGACCTGGCCGAAGCCCGCGCCTTCTATGGCGAAAAGCTGGGCTGTCCGGAGGGCCGCAGCTCGCCCGAATGGATCGACTTCAACTTCTACGGCCACCAGATCGTCGCCCACCTGGCGCCCAGCGAATGCGGCCACAAGGCCACCAGCGCCGTGGATTCGCACAATGTGCCGGTGCGCCATTTCGGCGCCGTGCTTTCCATGGAACAATGGGAAGCGATGGCAAAGCGGCTGACCGACGCCGGCACCGAATTCGTCATCGAGCCCTACATCCGCTTCAAGGGTGAAGTGGGCGAACAAGCCACCATGTTCTTCCTGGATCCGTCGGGCAACGCGCTGGAATTCAAGGCGTTCAAGAACATGGATTCCCTGTTCGCCAAGTAA
- a CDS encoding LysR family transcriptional regulator produces MIKEFKTFLAVARDGTFTGAGAQLGLTQSAVSAQIKRLEEYLGVALFDRSARAAVLNLHGREMLPQAEELVAMAERMAAAAGAGHVSGSLRIGAIASVQQHLLAQALGEFRAGYPDVRVRIVPGVSLSLLGQVDAGEVDMALLIRPPFALPPELGWQPLLREEMVLAMPESMARAPWRELLATQPFIRYDRASFGGRGVDLFLKKQRITVHEAVELDEIEAIANLVRHGLGVALLPRLLGLDLAGLRLVSLDEAAFHREIGIIGRLPFDAASVRGKMAECLVRAASAADGAHRPAR; encoded by the coding sequence GTGATCAAAGAGTTCAAAACCTTTCTGGCTGTGGCGCGGGACGGCACTTTCACCGGTGCCGGCGCTCAATTGGGGCTGACCCAGTCGGCGGTCAGCGCCCAGATCAAGCGCCTGGAGGAATACCTGGGCGTGGCGCTGTTCGACCGCAGCGCCCGCGCGGCCGTGCTGAACCTCCATGGGCGCGAGATGCTGCCGCAGGCCGAGGAACTGGTGGCGATGGCCGAGCGCATGGCGGCCGCGGCCGGCGCAGGACATGTCAGCGGATCGCTGCGCATCGGCGCGATTGCCTCGGTGCAGCAGCATCTGTTGGCGCAGGCGCTGGGAGAGTTCCGGGCGGGCTATCCCGACGTGCGGGTGCGGATCGTGCCTGGCGTGTCGCTGTCGCTATTGGGGCAGGTGGACGCGGGCGAAGTGGATATGGCGCTGCTGATCCGGCCTCCGTTCGCCTTGCCACCAGAATTGGGCTGGCAGCCGCTGCTGCGCGAGGAAATGGTGCTGGCGATGCCGGAATCGATGGCGCGGGCTCCTTGGCGCGAGCTGCTGGCCACCCAGCCGTTCATCCGCTACGACCGGGCCTCGTTCGGCGGACGGGGGGTGGATCTGTTCCTGAAAAAGCAACGCATCACGGTGCACGAGGCGGTGGAACTCGACGAGATCGAGGCCATCGCCAACCTGGTGCGGCACGGCCTGGGGGTGGCGCTGCTGCCGCGCTTGTTGGGGCTGGATCTGGCGGGCTTGCGCCTGGTGTCCCTGGACGAGGCGGCCTTCCACCGCGAGATCGGCATCATCGGGCGGCTGCCGTTCGATGCCGCGAGCGTTAGGGGCAAGATGGCGGAATGCCTGGTCCGCGCGGCCTCGGCTGCCGATGGCGCGCATCGTCCGGCCCGCTAG
- a CDS encoding PepSY-associated TM helix domain-containing protein: MRLLAGSASPARAVRSKTWYLVHKWTSLVCTLFMLVVCVSGLPLIFHDEIVEWLDAPPPWPSVAPDPSAPALDGLIAQALHHHPAHRIVEVEVAARSPRVILALAPGDQAPSGTSSIQLHYDARSGLLQQSVDSADEGLGTRAMTIMTRLHIDLYALLPGQLFLGFMALLFSVAVISGAVLYHPYMKKTPFGTVRATRAKRLKWLDLHNLLGIVTLVWALMMGVTGAIHELAVPLFRYWLSHDVQAAVATTDGHPPAGPSQLASAQQAYATARAAVPGRVVESLRFPDAGLGLPQHYLLWAKGETPLAAHLFDGVLVDARTGQLTAVLEMPWYLRVLQFSRPLHYGDTAGLPLKLIWAALDLITIVVLGSGLYLWRKRKKN, from the coding sequence ATGCGGCTGCTTGCAGGGAGCGCATCGCCCGCGCGGGCGGTGCGCAGCAAGACCTGGTATCTGGTCCACAAATGGACCAGCCTGGTCTGTACCCTCTTCATGCTGGTGGTCTGCGTCTCCGGCCTGCCCTTGATCTTCCACGACGAAATCGTGGAATGGCTGGACGCTCCGCCGCCCTGGCCCAGCGTCGCGCCGGACCCGTCCGCGCCTGCCCTCGACGGCCTGATCGCGCAGGCTCTCCACCATCATCCGGCGCATCGCATCGTCGAGGTCGAAGTGGCCGCCCGCTCGCCCCGCGTCATCCTGGCGCTGGCCCCTGGCGACCAGGCTCCGTCCGGAACATCCTCGATCCAGCTGCACTACGACGCTCGCAGCGGCTTGTTGCAGCAATCGGTGGACAGCGCCGACGAAGGCCTGGGCACGCGCGCCATGACCATCATGACGCGCTTGCACATCGATCTCTACGCGCTCCTGCCCGGCCAGCTGTTTTTGGGCTTCATGGCCCTGCTCTTCTCGGTGGCGGTGATATCGGGCGCCGTCCTCTATCACCCCTACATGAAGAAAACCCCGTTTGGCACCGTCCGCGCCACGCGCGCCAAGCGCCTGAAGTGGCTGGACCTGCACAACCTCCTGGGAATCGTCACGCTGGTCTGGGCGCTGATGATGGGCGTCACAGGCGCCATCCACGAACTGGCGGTGCCGCTCTTCCGCTACTGGCTGTCCCACGACGTCCAGGCCGCGGTGGCGACGACCGACGGCCATCCGCCCGCCGGCCCGTCGCAATTGGCCTCGGCGCAACAGGCCTACGCTACGGCGCGGGCTGCCGTCCCCGGCCGCGTGGTGGAGTCCCTGCGCTTCCCGGACGCGGGCCTGGGCCTGCCGCAGCACTACCTGCTGTGGGCCAAGGGTGAAACCCCGCTGGCCGCCCATCTCTTCGACGGTGTCCTGGTGGACGCGCGTACGGGCCAATTGACGGCGGTGCTCGAGATGCCCTGGTACCTGCGCGTACTGCAATTCTCGCGGCCGCTGCACTATGGCGACACCGCCGGCCTGCCGCTGAAGCTGATCTGGGCCGCCTTGGACCTGATCACGATCGTGGTCCTGGGCAGCGGTCTCTACCTATGGCGCAAGCGTAAGAAAAACTAG
- a CDS encoding TonB-dependent receptor, protein MRRLPPPAYPVSSLARLPRPAAVARKALLGAILMTGAGVGTVHAQAAGPAAASPSVRAYDVPAGPLAGALSRYADQANILLSVPAAMTAGKTSPGVRGTHTVDGGFRQLLNGTGLEAVRQADGGYSLRPAPVSAETTLPAVLVTGSATAAYNEPYPGGEVARGAKIGLLGDRDFLDTPFSVTSYTSKLIEDQQAQNLGDVLLNDPSVRNTYSRGAGRDEFNVRGFTLFNYDVAYNGLYGISPRNSTSLIGIERVEVLRGPNALLNGMAPYGSVGGSINLVPKRADAEPLNRVTLSYLENSQFGLQADIARRFGEDQRTGVRLNVLRSGGDMNISGAGEDMGAISLGLDYRGNRFRIEGDINYQNRVTDARSGLLFPPPSGEDIGHAPDPKRNFFPDWTYWKAKEWTGDVRAEYDLSDDWTVYGALGARKHDFESLQTTWLMLDSAGMIGSVPARLNERLLSKTGEVGIRGRFNTGPIKHEPVLSASFLDIDYSSARVRSTTTVFSDLYDPADLAKPNIPKPTDLGKTSETRLYSVALADTLSAMDGAVQLTGGLRQQRVQSVNYNPATGERVSDYGKSALTPAFALTVRPTTQLALYGNYIEGLSQGGTAPAEAVNAGETFKPGVSKQYEVGAKYDFGTVATTLSAFQIEQPSAYLDPVTLRYQASGRQRNRGVEFLIQGEPARHVRLLGGVAYTAGVLTKTEGGVNDGNVAPAVPRWQFNASAEWDTPFAQGLTLMARVLRTSTQYVDAANTQQLPAWTRFDVGARYAMNINRTPVTLRATVENVFNKHYWLSAAREGLTVAAPRTLLLSVTAEF, encoded by the coding sequence ATGCGCCGCCTGCCGCCACCTGCCTACCCCGTATCGTCCCTTGCCCGATTGCCGCGCCCAGCCGCCGTGGCGCGCAAGGCTTTGCTGGGCGCGATCCTGATGACGGGCGCCGGCGTCGGCACGGTCCATGCCCAAGCCGCCGGACCCGCCGCCGCCAGCCCCTCGGTCCGCGCCTACGACGTCCCCGCCGGCCCTCTGGCGGGCGCATTGAGCCGCTATGCCGATCAGGCCAATATTCTTCTCAGCGTGCCGGCAGCTATGACGGCAGGCAAGACCAGTCCCGGGGTACGCGGCACCCATACGGTCGATGGCGGGTTCCGGCAGCTGCTCAACGGCACCGGCCTAGAAGCCGTGCGCCAGGCCGACGGCGGCTACTCGCTGCGGCCCGCGCCCGTATCCGCTGAAACCACCCTGCCCGCCGTGTTGGTGACCGGTTCCGCCACTGCGGCGTATAACGAGCCCTACCCGGGCGGCGAGGTCGCGCGCGGCGCCAAGATCGGCCTGCTCGGCGACAGGGATTTTCTCGATACGCCCTTCAGCGTGACCTCATACACGTCCAAGCTGATCGAAGACCAGCAAGCGCAGAACCTCGGTGACGTACTGCTCAACGACCCCTCGGTGCGCAATACCTACTCGCGCGGCGCGGGCCGGGACGAATTCAATGTCCGCGGCTTCACGCTGTTCAACTACGACGTCGCCTACAACGGCCTCTATGGCATTTCCCCCCGCAACTCCACCTCGCTGATAGGAATCGAGCGCGTCGAGGTGCTGCGCGGTCCGAACGCGCTGCTCAACGGCATGGCGCCGTACGGCTCGGTGGGCGGCTCGATCAACCTGGTGCCCAAGCGCGCCGACGCCGAGCCCTTGAACCGCGTAACGCTGTCCTATCTCGAAAACAGCCAGTTCGGCCTGCAGGCGGATATCGCCCGCCGTTTCGGCGAAGACCAGCGCACCGGCGTACGCCTGAATGTGCTGCGCAGCGGCGGCGACATGAACATCTCCGGCGCCGGCGAGGACATGGGCGCGATCTCCCTCGGCCTGGACTACCGCGGCAACCGCTTCCGCATCGAAGGCGACATCAACTACCAGAACCGCGTGACCGACGCGCGTAGCGGCCTGCTGTTCCCGCCACCCTCGGGCGAGGACATCGGCCACGCACCGGACCCGAAGCGCAATTTCTTCCCCGACTGGACTTACTGGAAAGCCAAAGAGTGGACCGGCGACGTGCGCGCCGAGTACGACCTGTCCGACGACTGGACGGTGTACGGCGCCTTGGGCGCGCGCAAGCACGACTTCGAAAGTCTGCAGACCACCTGGCTGATGCTCGACTCGGCGGGCATGATCGGCTCCGTGCCCGCCCGCCTGAACGAAAGGCTGTTGAGCAAGACCGGCGAGGTCGGCATCCGCGGCCGCTTCAATACCGGCCCGATCAAGCACGAACCGGTGCTGTCGGCCAGCTTCCTCGACATCGATTACTCGTCGGCGCGCGTGCGTTCCACCACCACGGTTTTCTCCGACCTGTACGACCCGGCCGATCTGGCCAAACCGAACATCCCCAAGCCCACCGATCTGGGCAAGACCAGCGAAACACGGTTGTACAGCGTTGCGCTGGCCGACACGCTTTCGGCGATGGACGGCGCGGTGCAGCTGACCGGCGGCCTGCGCCAGCAGCGCGTGCAGTCGGTGAACTACAACCCCGCGACCGGCGAACGCGTATCGGACTACGGCAAATCCGCACTCACCCCGGCGTTCGCGCTGACGGTGAGGCCGACCACGCAACTGGCGCTGTACGGCAACTACATCGAGGGTCTGAGCCAGGGCGGCACCGCGCCGGCCGAGGCCGTGAACGCAGGCGAGACCTTCAAGCCCGGCGTCTCGAAGCAATATGAAGTCGGCGCCAAGTACGACTTCGGCACCGTCGCAACCACCTTGAGCGCGTTCCAGATCGAGCAGCCCAGCGCTTACCTGGACCCGGTTACCTTGCGCTACCAGGCATCCGGCAGGCAGCGCAATCGCGGCGTGGAATTCCTGATCCAGGGCGAGCCGGCACGCCACGTCCGGCTCTTGGGCGGCGTGGCCTACACCGCTGGCGTCCTGACCAAGACGGAAGGCGGCGTCAACGACGGCAACGTCGCGCCTGCCGTGCCGCGCTGGCAGTTCAACGCCTCGGCGGAATGGGATACGCCTTTCGCGCAAGGCCTGACCCTGATGGCGCGCGTGCTGCGCACCAGCACCCAGTATGTCGATGCGGCGAACACACAGCAGCTGCCCGCCTGGACCCGCTTCGACGTGGGCGCGCGTTACGCGATGAATATCAACCGCACGCCGGTCACCTTGCGGGCGACGGTGGAGAACGTGTTCAACAAGCACTACTGGCTGTCGGCCGCGCGTGAAGGCCTGACGGTGGCCGCGCCACGCACGCTGCTGCTGTCCGTCACCGCGGAGTTCTGA
- a CDS encoding FecR domain-containing protein, which translates to MPAPPRPVLADGPLPVQADYESLKAAAEWYAVLQDAEAGSRQHVDWQRWLDARPEHHRAWAHVMAVSRRFALLRNDGEREAAEKAVQVASRRPSSRRRAVGHVLALGGAGILGWLAWRHTPLPAIVTAWRSDYATGVGEQRNIVLADDTRVWLNTRSAINVDFNQDRRLLTLADGEILVETGQDTQRRPFFVDTRYGRAQALGTRFTVRQTDEDVLLAVYDGQVGIQNLAGRNALVRAGEQRRYTGDDISAAAPADPAREAWSRGVILAENLSLADLIAELGRYHLGHVGVDPRIAGLRVVGRYPANDLDRTLAMLARDLPIRIQRTLPWWVTLAPR; encoded by the coding sequence ATGCCTGCGCCGCCCCGGCCGGTCCTCGCAGACGGCCCCCTTCCCGTCCAAGCGGATTATGAAAGCCTGAAAGCGGCCGCCGAGTGGTATGCCGTTTTGCAGGATGCCGAAGCCGGCTCCAGGCAGCACGTCGACTGGCAGCGCTGGCTGGATGCTCGGCCGGAACACCACCGCGCCTGGGCGCATGTCATGGCGGTCAGCCGGCGCTTTGCGCTGCTGCGCAACGACGGTGAGCGCGAAGCCGCCGAGAAAGCAGTACAGGTCGCCTCCCGCCGCCCATCGTCGCGCCGCCGGGCCGTCGGCCACGTCCTGGCGCTGGGCGGCGCGGGAATCCTGGGTTGGCTCGCCTGGCGGCACACGCCTTTGCCCGCCATCGTGACCGCCTGGCGCTCCGACTATGCCACCGGCGTCGGCGAACAACGCAACATTGTCCTGGCCGACGATACCCGCGTCTGGCTCAATACCCGCAGCGCCATCAATGTCGATTTCAACCAGGATCGCCGTCTGTTGACGCTGGCCGATGGCGAAATCCTGGTCGAAACCGGCCAGGACACGCAGCGACGGCCGTTCTTCGTCGATACCCGCTATGGCCGCGCGCAGGCCTTGGGCACCCGTTTCACGGTGCGGCAGACGGACGAAGATGTCCTGTTGGCGGTCTATGACGGGCAGGTGGGCATTCAGAACCTTGCCGGCCGCAATGCGCTCGTCCGGGCCGGGGAGCAACGGCGCTACACCGGGGACGATATCTCCGCGGCGGCCCCGGCCGATCCCGCGCGCGAAGCCTGGTCGCGCGGCGTGATCCTGGCGGAGAACCTGTCCCTCGCCGATCTCATCGCGGAACTGGGCCGCTATCACCTCGGGCATGTCGGCGTCGATCCCCGCATCGCCGGCCTGCGCGTCGTCGGCCGCTACCCGGCCAATGACTTGGATCGCACGCTGGCCATGCTCGCCCGTGACCTGCCGATACGCATCCAGCGCACACTGCCATGGTGGGTAACGCTGGCCCCCCGGTGA